A stretch of Podospora bellae-mahoneyi strain CBS 112042 chromosome 5, whole genome shotgun sequence DNA encodes these proteins:
- a CDS encoding hypothetical protein (EggNog:ENOG503NUBG; COG:T) — protein sequence MQTAKGKAEALGRKAKLTQSYQELLDEFSNKDLKSVGNYTLGRLIGKGSFGKVYLATHKLTNGSKVVLKSAKKDDANLAREIHHHRQFVHPHIARLYEVIVTESMVWLVLEYCSGDELYNYLIDHGKLPVEKVQKTFTQLVGAVSYVHQQNCVHRDLKLENILLDKNENVKLCDFGFTREYEGKANYLQTFCGTICYSAPEMLKGEKYAGEKVDVWSLGVILYALLTGELPFDDDNDQVTRTKILTEEPNYPDFIPADALSLLKLLLSKRPLLRPTLPDILAHPFLAEHATQQQEILKLERPAPFSTPLEKEVLHRMKSAGVDIEAVMESVISQRCDALGGWWTLLLEKEVRKVIRRERKRRERAENRNSRRFSQASSRLNALATVEESQFAKLSDTPHRTRGRSQRRSAHYPSLTIPDLPGFADFSKTGNGNLALSPDGEEPPPPIDKDSIRSVSSSRHRRPIPPPKEGVLRSARSRGSTLHLVTTTDALEATTTSQAGDPKKVKKRPSHAILATWKNWTHWLFEHTGMKNASRRGGSQSAPNLLSKQTSAKDTKSKDASPRPQTSKYPVSGSNAAPATASLPKGVVANGYPPRGSSAAQGTSSNPISPTLSTPSMHHPRMPSSSGYKRQSMSPSPLTPRSTIRRSSGPTGLRGRKSTSSSVSSVRSLHHTHHHSHSKASSTSSNGSVSTSVSKTPMQNARSPHHSVKVLPATPTGNTFPSNIRLVRDRSGPPLSVFNEGLPAFNGAMIPQPPGSPNPFSGNGVMFAKRKRNIFKGPMLSLSGSRDTRSSGSGSASHSRSASASGLGRRSGEMAIQEVDEDDEDDNLTERGRGPPSMTDELEEVEEVDSFSPIVKGPGEIVEEKIYEEGEEETELKAGLPGLQPAATITPSPVL from the exons ATGCAGACGGCAAAGGGAAAGGCTGAGGCGCTTGGACGGAAGGCCAAG CTCACTCAGTCGTACCAAGAGCTCCTCGA CGAGTTCTCCAACAAGGACCTGAAATCTGTCGGAAACTACACTCTAGGCCGGTTAATAGGAAAAGGATCCTTTGGCAAGGTTTACCTTGCTACCCACAAACTCACAAATGGCTCCAAG GTTGTTCTCAAGTcggcgaagaaggacgaTGCCAACCTGGCCCGCGagattcaccaccaccgccaattTGTACACCCACATATAGCAAGATTATACGAGGTGATTGTGACCGAATCCATGGTATGGCTGGTGCTGGAATACTGCTCGGGTGACGAACTCTACAACTATCTGATCGACCATGGCAAACTTCCCGTCGAAAAGGTGCAAAAGACGTTTACGCAGTTGGTCGGTGCCGTGTCCTATGTCCACCAACAGAACTGCGTTCATCGCGACTTGAAGCTCGAAAATATCCTTCTCGACAAGAATGAGAACGTCAAGCTGTGCGACTTTGGCTTCACCCGGGAATATGAGGGCAAGGCCAATTACCTTCAGACCTTTTGCGGCACCATATGCTATTCGGCCCCCGAAATGCTAAAGGGAGAAAAATACGCCGGCGAGAAGGTGGACGTGTGGAGCTTGGGGGTCATCTTATACGCTTTGCTCACGGGTGAGCTGCCatttgacgacgacaacgaccaGGTCACGAGAACCAAGATATTGACGGAGGAACCAAACTATCCCGATTTTATACCAGCCGACGCCTTGTCACTCCTCAAGCTGCTCCTCTCGAAACGCCCCCTGCTACGACCGACACTACCGGATATTCTGGCGCATCCTTTCCTCGCCGAGCACGCAacgcagcagcaagagatcCTCAAACTGGAACGACCGGCACCTTTTTCGACTCctcttgagaaggaggtACTGCACCGGATGAAGAGTGCCGGGGTGGATATCGAGGCTGTGATGGAGAGCGTCATTTCTCAGCGATGCGATGCtctggggggttggtggacGTTGCTGCTCGAAAAAGAAGTACGCAAAGTGATACGCAGAGAGAGGAAACGAAGAGAGAGGGCCGAGAATAGGAATTCACGCCGCTTCTCCCAAGCTTCCAGTCGACTGAACGCTCTGGCGACGGTCGAGGAATCCCAGTTCGCGAAGCTTTCAGATACCCCCCATAGGACACGGGGCCGGAGCCAGAGGAGAAGCGCCCACTACCCTAGCTTGACGATTCCGGACTTGCCCGGGTTTGCCGACTTTTCCAAGACTGGAAACGGAAATCTTGCTCTTAGTCCTGATGGGGAGGAGCCACCTCCACCGATTGACAAGGACTCGATAAGGTCAGTCAGCTCGTCGAGGCATCGGAGGCcgatcccaccaccaaaggaAGGGGTTCTAAGAAGCGCACGCTCTAGGGGCAGCACCCTCCATCTAGTGACGACAACAGACGCGCTAgaggccaccaccacctcgcaGGCAGGTGACCcaaagaaggtgaagaaacGACCGTCACACGCCATCCTTGCGACGTGGAAGAACTGGACACATTGGCTCTTTGAGCACACGGGGATGAAGAATGCCAGCAGGCGTGGAGGAAGCCAGTCGGCGCCTAACCTTCTTTCCAAGCAGACAAGCGCAAAGGATACCAAGTCAAAAGATGCCAGTCCCCGGCCCCAGACCAGCAAGTATCCGGTGAGCGGGTCTAATGCAGCTCCTGCTACCGCCAGCCTACCCAAAGGTGTGGTTGCCAATGGCTACCCACCCCGCGGCTCTTCGGCAGCTCAAGGGACGTCGTCCAACCCAATTTCGCCGACCTTGTCGACCCCATCCATGCACCATCCCCGGATGCCCAGCTCCTCTGGGTACAAACGGCAGTCCATGTCGCCTTCACCTTTGACACCCCGCTCAACCATCCGGCGATCCTCTGGGCCCACTGGACTCCGTGGACGAAAGTCTACCTCGTCATCTGTCTCGTCAGTGCGGTCCCTGCACCACACGCACCACCATAGCCACAGCAAGGCTAGCTCAACGTCGTCGAACGGTTCCGTCTCCACGTCGGTTTCCAAGACGCCAATGCAGAATGCTCGAAGTCCCCACCACTCTGTCAAGGTTTTACCGGCCACTCCTACCGGCAACACCTTTCCCAGCAACATCCGTCTTGTGCGGGACCGCAGCGGACCACCCCTGAGCGTCTTCAACGAAGGACTACCGGCCTTCAACGGAGCCATGATTCCACAGCCCCCAGGCAGCCCGAACCCGTTTTCGGGTAACGGAGTCATGTTCGCCAAACGCAAGCGGAACATCTTCAAGGGGCCCATGCTGAGTTTGTCAGGTTCAAGGGACACACGCAGTTCGGGGTCTGGATCAGCAAGCCACTCTAGAAGTGCGAGTGCTAGCGGTCTCGGGCGTAGGAGCGGCGAGATGGCGATTcaggaggtggacgaggacgacgaagacgacaatCTGACCGAACGGGGAAGGGGTCCTCCGAGTATGACAGACGAACTtgaagaggtggaagaggttgacTCTTTCTCGCCAATCGTCAAAGGCCCGGGcgagattgtggaggagaagatttatgaggagggagaggaagagacagAGTTGAAAGCTGGGTTGCCTGGCTTGCAGCCCGCGGCGACGATAACACCATCGCCCGTGTTATGA
- a CDS encoding hypothetical protein (CAZy:AA1; EggNog:ENOG503NVU0; COG:Q) encodes MMVTTKVVSNMLLSYAAIFLWWCLVPVGGAVALGSSLEQPVTPLLRPRSQRLQPRQTCNTVTNRQCWTTSPAFNINTDWEASTPVTGVTRTYTFTLTEVNNWIGGDGGIKAKAMLVNGQFPGPTITGNWGDRINVTVVNNLVSNGTSIHFHGIHQKNTNNNDGVSGVTECPIAPGRSKTYSFIATQYGTAWYHSHFSAQYGNGVLGAIRINGPASSNYDDDLGPLVISDWYYGSAFALAHRVNSPTNPYIPGFPGSPPPSDNILFNGLNRRANGASGSYRRFTLTAGRKHLLRLINGSVQASFTVSLVGHSFTIIATDMVPITPVTVTSLYIGVGQRYDVIINANQPVANYWFNTTFSSAPCGGATNRPAMIFQYSGAPTANPTSAGTAPPDSRCADSLNYTPIVSKSVPSASFTTGNTLNTHLQISTTGGISRVYWPVNNTPMKVNWNNPTLEYVKNSNTGTMPANTNVISVPTANQWTFWLIVNNSSIPHPVHLHGHDILILGASPALAAPINPTNRLRPYNPSVDGPALKIANPTRRDTTMLPAWGWLALAYRTNNPGAWLMHCHIAWHASQGFSVQFLEQLTSIPTVMNLNELTGNCNNWDAFYPSGAPFLQDDSGI; translated from the exons ATGATGGTTACCACCAAGGTTGTCTCCAACATGCTTCTGTCCTACGCGGCTATTTTCCTGTGGTGGTGTCTCGTCCCGGTTGGTGGTGCGGTCGCTCTGGGTTCTTCCCTCGAGCAGCCTGTTACGCCGCTGCTGAGGCCGCGTTCACAGCGGCTACAGCCGAGACAGACGTGCAACACTGTGACGAACAGGCAGTGCTGGACCACGAGCCCGGCGTTCAATATCAATACTGACTGGGAGGCTTCGACGCCGGTGACGGGTGTGACAAGGACTTATACCTTTACGCTGACGGAGGTGAATAACTGgattggtggagatggggggatCAAGGCGAAGGCTATGCTGGTGAATG GTCAATTTCCTG GACCAACGATTACAGGCA ATTGGGGAGACAGAATCAATGTTACCGTCGTCAACAACCTCGTCAGCAACGG CACATCTATCCACTTCCACGGCATCCACCAAAAGAATACCAACAACAATGACGGCGTTAGTGGTGTGACCGAGTGCCCGATTGCTCCTGGGAGAAGTAAGACTTACTCCTTTATTGCGACGCAATACGGTACTGCCTG GTATCATTCCCATTTCTCAGCACAGTATGGCAACGGTGTTCTGGGAGCCATTCGCATCAACGGCCCAGCATCAAGCAATTACGACGATGATCTTGGTCCGCTCGTGATTAGTGACTGGTATTACGGCTCGGCGTTTGCGCTGGCACACCGAGTCAACAGCCCTACGAATCCATA CATCCCCGGCTTCCCCGGATCGCCACCTCCTAGTGACAACATTCTGTTCAATGGCCTGAACAGAAGAGCCAACGGTGCTTCGGGAAGCTATCGCAGGTTCACCCTCACGGCCGGACGAAAGCACCTCCTCAGACTCATCAACGGCTCAGTCCAAGCCAGTTTCACCGTGTCCTTGGTAGGACAttccttcaccatcatcgccaccgaCATGGTCCCTATCACGCCCGTCACGGTAACAAGCCTCTACATTGGCGTCGGCCAAAGATACgacgtcatcatcaacgccaaccaGCCCGTAGCTAACTACTGGTTCAACACGACCTTTTCCTCGGCCCCCTGCGGCGGAGCGACCAACCGCCCAGCCATGATCTTTCAATACTCCGGCGCACCCACCGCAAACCCTACCTCCGCGGGAACAGCCCCCCCCGACTCCCGCTGCGCCGATTCTCTCAACTACACCCCCATCGTCAGCAAGTCTGTCCCCTCAGCCTCCTTCACAACAGGCAACACCCTCAATACCCACCTCCaaatctccaccaccggcggcaTCTCCCGAGTCTACTGGCCAGTAAACAACACCCCCATGAAAGTAAACTGgaacaacccaaccctcgaGTACGTCAAAAACTCCAACACAGGCACCATGCCCGCAAACACAAACGTCATCTCCGTCCCTACCGCAAACCAGTGGACCTTTTGGCTTATTGTAAACAACTCCTCCATCCCTCACCCCGTCCACCTCCACGGACacgacatcctcatcctcggcgccAGCCCCGCCCTGGCCGCGCCGATCAACCCGACTAATCGGCTGAGGCCGTACAACCCCTCTGTTGATGGCCCGGCCTTGAAAATTGCGAACCCGACGAGAAGGGATACGACGATGCTGCCGGcgtgggggtggttggcgcTCGCGTACCGGACGAACAATCCGGGGGCGTGGCTGATGCATTGCCATATTGCCTGGCATGCTAGCCAGGGGTTTAGTGTGCAGTTTTTGGAGCAGCTGACGAGTATACCGACGGTGATGAATCTGAATGAGTTGACGGGGAATTGCAATAATTGGGATGCGTTTTACCCGAGTGGGGCGCCGTTTTTGCAGGATGATTCGGGGATTTGA
- a CDS encoding hypothetical protein (EggNog:ENOG503PEMR; COG:S), whose translation MPCRHDIAHRSDHLHLPTLDFAQRHLLGPLTVSKASHSLQFLTVFNLSTPSSPSLSIPTMSPSWKVTFSSDFYLASGTITVDLPARKVLIIHDLTSKTYYLPRGRKDWSEPLEATAIRETYEEAGCTATLLPVPLSTRCTPPSSTSTHNPQLQKARFDPSGDVLLPNTARLTEPIALMQHPQKKNGALAIVLWYVAIGDSALPLAKETQMSDEQFEALWVGFEEGPGMMVNHAYAQVLQRGIDLALAASQMDDMDVGMNAAVACQDPPQKDSQLSSPKTSEAGSVGIVEASGTETPPSRPEMPLSPPNSL comes from the exons ATGCCTTGTCGTCACGATATCGCCCACAGGTCGGATCACTTACACCTGCCTACTCTGGACTTT GCTCAACGCCATTTACTCGGCCCTCTCACAGTTTCCAAAGCCTCTCACAGTCTTCAATTTCTCACAGTCTTCAACCT ATCTacaccttcatctccctccctctccatccccaccatgTCCCCCTCCTGGAAAGTAACTTTCTCCTCCGACTTCTACCTCGCCTCAGGCACCATAACCGTCGACCTCCCCGCCCGCAaagtcctcatcatccacgaCCTCACCTCTAAAACCTACTACCTCCCCCGCGGCCGCAAAGACTGGTCCGAACCCCTCGAGGCAACCGCCATCCGCGAAACCTACGAAGAAGCAGGCTGCACCGCCACCCTCCTTCCCGTCCCCTTATCAACCCGCTgcacccccccttcctccacctccacacACAACCCCCAGCTCCAAAAAGCCCGCTTCGACCCCTCCGGcgacgtcctcctccctaaCACCGCCCGCCTCACCGAGCCCATCGCCCTAATGCAGCACCCCCAAAAGAAGAACGGCGCCCTCGCTATAGTCCTCTGGTATGTAGCCATCGGGGACAGCGCTCTCCCCCTGGCAAAAGAGACGCAAATGTCTGATGAGCAGTTCGAGGCCCTGtgggtgggttttgaggaggggCCCGGGATGATGGTTAATCATGCTT ACGCCCAGGTCCTCCAACGGGGCATCGACCTCGCCTTGGCAGCCTCCCAGATGGACGACATGGACGTTGGGATGAATGCTGCGGTGGCTTGCCAAGACCCACCACAAAAAGACTCACAGCTGTCAAGTCCCAAAACCTCCGAGGCAGGTAGCGTGGGGATTGTTGAAGCATCCGGGACCGAGACGCCGCCATCACGACCGGAGATGCCTTTATCGCCACCAAATAGTTtgtga
- a CDS encoding hypothetical protein (EggNog:ENOG503NVY2; COG:S), which translates to MSAPSDQATVDAPPKRNGTTTSALLEKYAKQKERIKTKTGPPGGFDPTPLPDAPPGYTVKFTFYRAFHLPIADLHLHSSDPFIHATLLHAAPTRHKEDPVLTRRTRTLRRTTEPEWREEWIVANVPASGFALKCRLYDEDWPDHDDRLGNVTVRVPHVSEDWEGFGPEGKIFEVKKRSGSRRAYFVHGIRSVFCRNVPLTPRLQLGIEVLGKSDPPHAQVYTVGPTHWVKHYSPMIGWVTGVKVNKDADNDATSSIHSKKSRRTKKFDFQANEIQLAGPVPPKLYHRYVEFRPMIGRMFSSKGLRGRVLNAVLHKQHHRIYNFDSSTEYGNFEACSEEASLQFLKMVHFDEGGRIFTYVITLDGLMRFTETGKEFGIDLLSKHSMHSDVATYIACSGEFFIRRLAHPRKSHHRHHSHVSSGESSSTQPPTPPTHPPNENIGDGPPKSPPPPKPQLYQLIIDNDSGTYRPDKSVLPDLQKFLERNLPGMEIKAMHCDEEELKKMKKMQIEIKKKEGPAVRMVLNRSPSNSSFSSDDESRLGDLANLGDDDDKGGGMGLRSKKERAFDLVQEPQRWREVIGYPKKRKTGDLEKGKGLDGAGDEDEKVGGKVREEEEEGVKEGGDGKADGDVKGHGRKTKIDGDVKDLSDSKEQDEKREEKSGDTEGNGSGNGNGDAESSGVETKA; encoded by the exons atgTCAGCTCCTTCCGATCAAGCGACGGTCGATGCCCCGCCTAAGCGCAATGGCACGACAACCTCTGCGCTGCTCGAGAAGTACGCgaagcagaaggagaggataAAAACAAAGACAGGCCCTCCAGGCGGATTCGATCCCACACCTCTGCCAGACGCGCCGCCTGGCTACACTGTCAAGTTCACCTTCTATCGcgccttccacctccccattgcCGATCTGCATCTCCACTCCTCAGACCCCTTCATCCATGCGACATTGTTGCATGCCGCGCCGACAAGACACAAGGAAGACCCCGTCTTGACCCGACGAACGCGAACACTGAGGAGAACCACCGAACCAGAATGGAGGGAAGAGTGGATTGTGGCCAACGTTCCAGCGTCGGGATTTGCGCTTAAGTGTCGCCTGTACGACGAGGATTGGCCAGATCATGACGATAGACTGGGCAATGTTACCGTTAGAGTCCCGCATGTCAGTGAGGACTGGGAAGGATTTGGACCTGAGGGCAAGATATTTGAGGTCAAGAAGCGCTCCGGCAGCCGCAGAGCTTACTTCGTCCACGGCATCAGGTCGGTATTCTGCCGCAATGTCCCACTGACACCAAGATTGCAGCTTGGGATCGAGGTGTTGGGAAAGTCGGACCCTCCGCATGCCCAGGTTTATACCGTTGGTCCAACCCACTGGGTGAAGCACTACAGCCCAATGATTGGGTGGGTGACCGGTGTCAAAGTCAACAAGGACGCGGACAACGACGCGACGTCTTCTATCCACTCGAAAAAGAGTCGTCGCACAAAGAAGTTTGA TTTCCAAGCAAACGAGATACAACTCGCCGGGCCTGTACCGCCCAAGCTCTACCACCGCTATGTCGAGTTCCGCCCCATGATCGGCCGCATGTTCTCCTCCAAAGGCTTACGCGGCCGGGTTCTCAATGCCGTCCTTCACAAACAGCATCACCGAATCTACAACTTTGACTCCAGCACCGAATACGGCAACTTTGAAGCCTGCAGCGAAGAGGCTTCTCTCCAGTTTCTCAAGATGGTCCACTTTGACGAAGGCGGCCGCATCTTTACATATGTCATTACTCTTGATGGCCTGATGCGCTTCACCGAGACAGGCAAGGAATTCGGCATCGATCTTTTGTCGAAACACTCGATGCACAGCGACGTGGCCACGTACATAGCCTGCTCGGGCGAGTTCTTCATCCGGCGTCTCGCTCACCCGCGCAAGTcacaccatcgccatcacaGCCACGTCTCCTCGGGCGAATCCTCGTCTACTcagcccccaaccccaccgaCGCATCCGCCCAACGAAAACATTGGCGATGGGCCCCCCAAgtcacccccaccacctaAGCCTCAGCTTTACCAGCTGATCATTGACAATGACAGCGGGACGTATCGTCCGGACAAGTCTGTCTTGCCAGATTTGCAGAAATTCTTGGAGAGGAATTTACCTGGGATGGAGATCAAGGCTATGCActgcgacgaggaggagctgaagaagatgaagaagatgcagatagagatcaagaagaaggagggtcCGGCTgtgaggatggtgctgaACCGGAGCCCGAGCAACTCGAGTTTTAGCTCGGATGATGAGTCGAGATTGGGGGATTTGGCGAatttgggggatgatgatgataaagggggggggatggggttaAGGAGtaagaaggagagggcgtTTGATCTTGTGCAGGAGCCgcagaggtggagggaggttaTTGGGTAcccgaagaagaggaagacgggggatctggaaaaggggaaggggttggatggggcgggggatgaggatgagaaggttGGTGGGAAAgttagggaggaggaggaggaaggggttaaagagggtggggatggtaAGGCTGACGGGGATGTTAAAGGGCATGGGAGAAAGACAAAGATTGATGGGGATGTGAAGGATCTAAGTGACTCGAAAGAACAGGacgagaagagggaggaaaagagcgGCGATACTGAAGGTAATGGTAGCGGTAATGGTAATGGTGATGCCGAAAGTTCAGGGGTTGAGACCAAGGCGTGA
- a CDS encoding hypothetical protein (EggNog:ENOG503PEJC), translated as MLLTGFGLIIAIYSQICSISMFSFHVACDLAYLCCTVHLATLTVLRLPFKESTKAQRNLRVSLMILGLTGILVCKYLQYSTWEYDNTSLAACDISWPRTSSDFEYLWDWFCLVLTLSVNYYQSIVTDVAPRLPSGSDARRKPISSWVLAVLEKLHGYPGAQNDIEKSLEEMHEKNQASSLKRFTSLTTTINRRRSGQISATRLLWAVFANVGFDVVIELQNSIIYDLFLCTFWFALAITDLITSLTHGGADITPLLEWKFGQVLPVILLVSYALTALGIKSSSRTRRRQSASVGSSLNTASPENLSRSDSGSLDSEVDLGTGPGLPMRSFINTGFSSQNEDPRSRPTRRVNTVELERAIVPERAKKKPRQKQRSILDVKDYITQPIDLIDFSRREAQGYIGVVVVAAFLFLIGFLVQMYFFFSRDCDGIYRSLHISILPPRGER; from the exons ATGCTCTTGACTGGATTCGGATTAATCATCGCCATCTATTCCCAGATCTGTTCGATATCGATGTTCTCATTTCATGTTGCTTGCGACCTGGCTTACTTGTGCTGTACTGTGCATCTGGCAACACTGACAGTTCTAAGACTTCCTTTCAAGGAGAGCACGAAGGCTCAGAGAAATTTACGGGTATCGCTAATGATTCTGGGCCTTACTGGCATTTTAGTCTGCAAATATCTGCAGTACAGTACATGGGAGTATGACAACACTTCACTTGCAGCCTGCGACATCTCTTGGCCACGGACTAGCTCAGACTTTGAATACCTGTGGGATTGGTTTTGCCTCGTGTTGACACTGAGCGTCAACTACTATCAATCCATTGTCACCGATGTGGCTCCCCGGCTGCCCTCCGGTTCTGATGCTCGTCGGAAACCAATCAGCTCATGGGTTCTGGCGGTTTTGGAAAAGCTGCATGGATATCCAGGAGCCCAAAATGATATTGAAAAGTCCCTGGAGGAAATGCATGAAAAGAATCAAGCGAGTTCCCTCAAACGGTTTActtccctcaccacaaccatcaacaGGAGGAGGTCAGGCCAAATTTCAGCAACAAGACTCCTATGGGCGGTTTTTGCCAATGTTGGCTTTGATGTGGTCATCGAGCTGCAGAACTCCATTATTTACGATCTTTTCCTCTGTACATTCTGGTTTGCTTTAGCGATCACTGACCTTATCACCTCGCTTACTCACGGAGGCGCCGATATTACGCCACTTCTGGAGTGGAAATTTGGCCAGGTCCTGCCAGTCATTCTTCTCGTCAGCTATGCTCTAACCGCTCTGGGTATCAAGTCTT CGTCACGCACTCGTCGAAGACAATCGGCTTCAGTGGGTTCCTCACTGAACACGGCATCGCCAGAGAATCTCTCACGGAGCGATTCAGGCAGTTTAGACTCAGAGGTTGATTTGGGCACCGGTCCAGGGCTGCCCATGCGGTCTTTCATAAACACGGGCTTCTCGTCCCAAAATGAGGACCCGCGTTCTCGTCCTACACGGCGTGTCAACACCGTAGAATTAGAGCGAGCCATAGTACCTGAGAGGGCTAAG AAGAAACCCAGACAAAAGCAGAGGTCTATTCTGGATGTCAAGGATTACATCACCCAACCCATTGACCTAATTGACTTCTCTAGAAGAGAAGCCCAGGGCTACATCGGTGTCGTTGTCGTAGCTGCCTTCCTCTTTCTTATTGGTTTCTTGGTTCAGAtgtacttttttttttcgagaGACTGTGACGGCATTTACAGGTCTTTACATATTTCTATTCTTCCACCGCGTGGTGAGAGGTAG
- a CDS encoding hypothetical protein (EggNog:ENOG503P3WZ) has product MEWTKTQYNTLYETWVPYLEDLYLRYFTRDNKASYTTKKNLDKTKVTGISQVDTLQDNIHTTASSQLGQDGLGRPVGDLLSREGVNRLERKGKDGQGGYVPGGNSNAVSGAGNTLVGGVVEGGKTVGSGVVNGGKAAGGWLGFGKKEQK; this is encoded by the exons ATGGAGTGGACAAAAACCCAATACAACACCCTCTACGAAACCTGGGTTCCCTACCTCGAAGACCTCTACCTCCGCTACTTTACCCGCGACAACAAAGCAAGCTACACCACCAAAA AAAACCTcgacaaaacaaaagtaACCGGCATCTCCCAAGTCGACACCCTCCAAGACAACATCCACACCACTGCCTCCTCCCAGCTCGGCCAGGACGGCCTGGGCAGACCAGTCGGCGATTTACTCTCCAGGGAGGGAGTCAACAGGCTTGAGCGAAAGGGCAAGGATGGTCAGGGCGGGTATGTCCCCGGGGGAAACAGCAATGCCGTCAGCGGGGCGGGGAATacccttgttggtggtgttgttgagggagggaagaCGGTAGGCAGCGGGGTGGTGAATGGGGggaaggcggcggggggttggttggggtttgggaagaaggagcagaagtAA
- a CDS encoding hypothetical protein (COG:S; EggNog:ENOG503P7H4): protein MEQCRCHDTEGCNSCQISDHPPRATPSREFSTQYISTLPSSLFGRLIDLRQIHHRINTMSTTPDQKHAAPQDEAKPLPTSTTTSEWETSLIQCFPCGLFWKAIACPCIFYDQTAQRLRDLNLPAEENNADCKDFAVNKIKKKYSIPGSETKDCLVSCFCCSCAVMQQNGELRGRQEKEGIRVGYKSQAGMVLPGGGERRREGWGEVVQ, encoded by the exons ATGGAGCAATGCCGGTGTCACGACACAGAAGGATGTAATTCATGCCAGATCTCAGATCATCCTCCCCGAGCCACACCCAGTCGAGAGTTTTCCACGCAATATATATCAACCCTgccatcctccctctttgGCCGTCTCATTGATCTCCGTcaaatccaccaccgcatTAACACCATGTCGACCACCCCAGACCAGAAACACGCTGCCCCCCAAGACGAGGCCAAACCCCTCCCTACCTCGACGACCACCTCAGAATGGGAAACATCCCTCATCCAATGCTTCCCCTGCGGCCTCTTCTGGAAAGCAATCGCCTGCCCATGCATTT TCTACGACCAAACAGCCCAGCGCCTCCGAGACCTTAACCTCCCTGCCGAAGAAAACAACGCCGATTGCAAGGACTTTGCTGTGAATA AAATCAAAAAGAAGTACAGCATCCCTGGCAGCGAGACAAAAGACTGTTTGGTGTCTTGCTTTTGCTGTTCGTGCGCTGTGATGCAGCAGAatggggagttgaggggacggcaggaaaaggaggggatTAGGGTTGGGTATAAGAGTCAGGCGGGGATGGTTctgcctggtggtggggagcgGCGacgggagggttggggtgaggtggtgcagtag